Genomic DNA from bacterium:
AGCGACGCGTTCGATGATCTGAAAAAATGGTTGTATCGCTCACCGCCACATTGATCCCAATGCGGATAAGGGTTTTCGGTTTTCGACAACCCTGGAGCTAACGATGAGAAACACCCCGTTGATCGCCCTGGTTTGTTTTGTCGCCGCCGTTTTCTTCGCGGCCGACCCGTTAGGCGCCGCGACGACGCCGGCCGAGAACTGCGAAGCCCACAAGCTGGTGGCCGCCGGCCACTACGCCGACTGCCGCTTGAAGGAAGACGCGAAGGCCGCAAAGAGCGGCGCGGCGGCTGACTATGCGAAGTGCGGCGAGACGCTCATCGAGCGCTTCGAGTCCGCGGAGAATGCCTTCGGCGCGGCGTGTCCGACAATCGGCGACGCCGCTGACGTGATCGCCCGCGTCGCGGCCGAGACCGACGCGTTGGCGCTCCTGCTTTCGGGCCAGACGCCGCCCGCGCCGGCCGAATGCGGCAACGGCATCCTTGAGGGCGCGGAAGCGTGCGAAGTCGGCGATCTCGACGGCGCAAGCTGCGAATCGGAGGGCTTTGCCGGCGGCGCCCTGGCGTGCGACACGGGCTGCACGTTCGATACCGGCGGCTGCTACGCGACGCGATTCGTCGATAACGGAGACGGCAGCGTCACCGACAACGGCACCGGTCTCACCTGGGAACAGAAGACCACGGACAGCAGCATCCACGACGTCTTGCGGTTGTTCATCTGGAGCACCCCGATTCCGGGCAACCCGATCACGACGGACGGTCTTCCCGACGGCACGCTGTTCACGTCGTTCCTTTGGGAACTCAACGGGACGGTGAGCACCGACGGCACGACGATCGGCGGATGTTTCGCGGGTCACTGCGACTGGCGGTTGCCGACGGTCGAGGAGTTGAAGACCATTCACGTCGCGCGGGTCGATCCCATCTTCGGACCGACGCGGCCCGAAGATTACTGGACAGGCACGGAATATCCGTACGACCTGGATCCCGAAGCCGCCTGGCGCGCCTATTTGGGCGGCTACTACCTCTGGTTCAAGGCGCAGCCCGCATTCGCCCGCGCGGTTCGAGGCCCGCTCTGGAACCCGTGATCGCGCCGTCGATTGTCGTCGCCCGAATCAGGATTCGCTGAGGCCGCGTCCGGCGTATTAAGCCGTCGTTCAAGGATTGCGACCGTGGGCGGCGCGACGTCGACGATCGCTTCCTGTTGCCGCGGTCGGGGCGCCGCAAGGCGCCCCGACGTTTTTTGCGTACACCGGCCGCGTTTTCTCACGGGTTGACGCCGGCGTTGCCGGGCTCATCCGTTCACGCGCGCGCCGCCCGTTTCTGGTTGCGCATGGCTCTGATAGCGTAGCGGCCCCACGAATGCGGGGCGCTCGATCATGGGAAATCTCATCTGCCCGGTATCGACGGTGCGTATTGACGCAGGCGTCGTGCGTATCAATGCATTTCTGACGATGCTTCTCCTCGTCACGTATCTGGCGGCGCGCGAGCCGCTCATCGTCATCGTGCTTGCGCTGGACTTTTTCTGGCGCTCGTTTTTGAACGCGCCGCCAAGCCCGATGACGCGCGTTTCGAATCTTCTCGCCGGATTAATCCGCCTGCCTTACCGCGCGACCGACAAGGCGCCGAAGGTCTTCGCGGCGCGCATCGGATTTTTGTTGACGGGCGCGGCTTCCGTGACGCATTTCGCCTTTCCCCCGGCGGCGCCGTGGCTTGCCGGAATCGTCGCGGTATTCGCGTTTCTCGAATCGGCGTTCAACTTCTGCGCGGGATGCTTCGTCTACGCGCACGTCGCCCTGCCGCTAACGCGGAAGCTCGAAGGATCGCGCACCGACGGCTCCGGTTAAATGGGGCAACGCGGGAGCCCGTGCGGTTGCCCACCGCGACGACTGCGAACGCTCACGGCGTCGTGCCATTCCTTCGTGCGTGAGCGAGAAGGCCGGGCACACGCGCGTCGCCGACCTGCTGAGGAATACGGGTTTGGCGCAATCAGCCGAGTTCTTCGGCGAGCCCGATGAGAATGCCCTCGGGCCCCCGGACGTAGCAGAGCCGATACGCGTCTTCGTAACGGACCACTTCGCCGACGAGCCGCGCGCCGCGCTCGCAGAGGCGCGCGAGCGTATCGTCGATGTCCTCGACGGTGAACATGACGCGCAGGTACCCGAGAGCGTTCACCGGAGCGCCGCGGTGATCGGCGACCACGGGCGGCGCGAGGAATCGGGACAATTCGAGCCGGCCGTGACCGTCCGGCGTACGCATCATGGCGATCTCGACGCGCTGGTCGCCAAGTCCCGTGACCCGCCCGGCCCACTCTCCTTCGATCGGGGCGCGCCCCTCGAGTTCGAGGCCAAGTTCGGTGAAAAACTCAATGGCGGCGTCGATGTCCTCGACAACGATACCGACGTTATCCATGCGTTTGACCGTCATGATGTCTCCCTGGAGTTCAATGGAGCGGCGAGTCTAGCGGCTCGTGCTCTCCTGTTGACCCTGTCTCACGATCCGCCCTTAATCCTTCGTCTCGGTCATCGTGGCCTACTTTATTCGCGGCCTATTTCTTCGCTGCAGGCCTCTTCGTGGAATTGCCGTCCATCGTGGCGTCCCAAGGTCACTTTATGCACGAGACGCCGTGATCGCGCGTGGCTCGGGCAGCTAAATTCCGGATCATTGGGTGCGGGCCGGCGTTGCGTT
This window encodes:
- a CDS encoding DUF4395 domain-containing protein; the encoded protein is MGNLICPVSTVRIDAGVVRINAFLTMLLLVTYLAAREPLIVIVLALDFFWRSFLNAPPSPMTRVSNLLAGLIRLPYRATDKAPKVFAARIGFLLTGAASVTHFAFPPAAPWLAGIVAVFAFLESAFNFCAGCFVYAHVALPLTRKLEGSRTDGSG
- a CDS encoding DUF1566 domain-containing protein, with the protein product MRNTPLIALVCFVAAVFFAADPLGAATTPAENCEAHKLVAAGHYADCRLKEDAKAAKSGAAADYAKCGETLIERFESAENAFGAACPTIGDAADVIARVAAETDALALLLSGQTPPAPAECGNGILEGAEACEVGDLDGASCESEGFAGGALACDTGCTFDTGGCYATRFVDNGDGSVTDNGTGLTWEQKTTDSSIHDVLRLFIWSTPIPGNPITTDGLPDGTLFTSFLWELNGTVSTDGTTIGGCFAGHCDWRLPTVEELKTIHVARVDPIFGPTRPEDYWTGTEYPYDLDPEAAWRAYLGGYYLWFKAQPAFARAVRGPLWNP
- a CDS encoding VOC family protein — its product is MTVKRMDNVGIVVEDIDAAIEFFTELGLELEGRAPIEGEWAGRVTGLGDQRVEIAMMRTPDGHGRLELSRFLAPPVVADHRGAPVNALGYLRVMFTVEDIDDTLARLCERGARLVGEVVRYEDAYRLCYVRGPEGILIGLAEELG